Genomic segment of Gammaproteobacteria bacterium:
GTGGTTCTGCCGTTCAGGTTGCTCGTCAAGCCTTCCCAGCGCCTGGAGACGCATGTGCTGCTGACGTTTCTGACGCTGCAATGCCTGCTGGTCTGGGCTACGGTCAAACTAGGCTGCCAAGTCGAGCCCGGCATGGTCCAGATCCTGATCTACGGACTTATACGCGCGATCCGCGCAGCGCTGTGGTTCTACCTGTTGGCGGTCGTCGCCTGGGCCCTGCTGAGCTGGTTCTCGCCGAGCGGATACAACCCGATCGTTGGCGTGCTGCACCGGATCTGCACGCCCGCACTGGCGCCGATCCGGCGCATTCTGCCCGGGATGGGCGGCATCGATTTCAGCCCCCTGGTGTTCATCCTGGGCGTACAGCTCGTGCTGGCCTTTCTGCCGGGCGCCGAAGTGGCGCGAGCCCTGAGTTGCGGCACGGGCTTCTCGCCGATCTAGCCGGAGGCCTTCTTACTCGGTTTCCGCGGTTTCTTCTTCGTCTTCGGGGTTGTCGGGCGCAAGCAGTTCCAGCCCCTCGATCGTTTCCACGACGACGTCGTCAAGCGGAATCAGCACTTCCGGCGCAGGCAGCAAAATCTGGCCTTGCGGCGCATCGCGGATAGGAACGAGAGGGTCGGTGCTGACCACAATGGGCGTGTCGGGACGGATTGAAGGCAACGGATCCGGAATGGGACCCTGGGCTTCGGCCTGGGCCACTTCCTCGGGCGTGGCGAGACGCACGGCAAAGG
This window contains:
- a CDS encoding YggT family protein, which codes for MGALSFLLGTVADLYMLCFVIRLALYWHGSDPRNPVAAVVLRLTNPVVLPFRLLVKPSQRLETHVLLTFLTLQCLLVWATVKLGCQVEPGMVQILIYGLIRAIRAALWFYLLAVVAWALLSWFSPSGYNPIVGVLHRICTPALAPIRRILPGMGGIDFSPLVFILGVQLVLAFLPGAEVARALSCGTGFSPI